From the genome of Torulaspora globosa chromosome 2, complete sequence, one region includes:
- the FUI1 gene encoding uridine permease (ancestral locus Anc_7.481): MDHDELPGNKDGRKAIKTSNVSTETLDSAVSGYESTLAGAKKRSAWGRFADLVEVKHPDGFGEIKSRSIVESYVYNGELKPVEAARRKWTWKQYVFFWMAGTFNVNTWQISATGLQLGLNWWQTWICVWVGYILVGVFVVLASRVGTMYHLSFPSSCRIAFGTYFSIWVVLNRVVMACVWYSTQAYLGGICVQLILRSIFGNNLNSRLRDTIPSVNLTPFELICFIIFWAISLPFLWFPPHRLRHLFAIKSALTPIGAFALLIWSVRKSGGKLALGSLNGQSAMNSTATAWAAIRSIMSAMDNFSTLVLNAPDFSRFANTPKSSMWSQLIAIPVCFAAISLFGIVCVSAAYTVYGVNFWSPLDILNRYLDGYSSGDRAGVCLIAFSFLFDQLGANLSNNAIPAGTDMTALLPKFINIRRGAYICAAISLAICPWNLVASSSKFTTALAAYAVFLSAIAGVIFADYYIVRKGYVNIFHCYTNKPGSYYMYNKYGTNWRALVAYIVGIIPNFPGFIGSVGPTVPIGAMRVYYLNYIVGYLTAAITYLILVYYFPMSGVPAGIKITDKVWLEEWVEVEDFVQEREQFERTSGSNDSAKFA; the protein is encoded by the coding sequence ATGGATCATGATGAGCTACCAGGGAATAAAGATGGGCGCAAGGCGATAAAGACAAGCAATGTGTCGACTGAAACTTTAGACTCTGCGGTTAGCGGTTATGAGAGTACTCTAGCGGGCGCTAAGAAGCGATCGGCTTGGGGCAGATTTGCAGATCTGGTGGAGGTGAAGCATCCCGACGGATTTGGTGAAATCAAATCGCGCAGTATTGTGGAGTCGTACGTCTATAACGGTGAGCTCAAACCCGTAGAAGCCGCTAGGAGGAAATGGACTTGGAAACAGTACGTATTCTTCTGGATGGCAGGCACCTTCAACGTGAACACATGGCAAATATCGGCGACTGGCTTGCAGCTGGGTCTGAATTGGTGGCAAACATGGATTTGTGTTTGGGTGGGTTATATCCTTGTGGGTGTGTTTGTTGTACTTGCATCGCGTGTAGGCACCATGTACCATCTGTCATTCCCCAGTTCGTGCCGTATAGCTTTCGGCACATATTTCTCCATTTGGGTTGTGCTGAACAGGGTTGTGATGGCGTGTGTTTGGTACTCGACACAGGCATATTTGGGAGGCATTTGTGTTCAATTGATTCTGAGATCTATCTTTGGAAATAATTTAAACTCGAGGTTGCGTGATACAATCCCTAGTGTTAATTTGACACCATTTGAGCTAATatgcttcatcatcttctgggCCATCTCCTTGCCATTCTTGTGGTTTCCTCCACATAGGCTACGTCATTTATTCGCTATCAAATCAGCACTTACGCCTATTGGAGCATTTGCGCTATTGATTTGGTCCGTGAGAAAGTCAGGAGGTAAATTGGCGCTGGGTTCTTTGAATGGACAGTCGGCCATGAACTCCACTGCGACAGCATGGGCTGCTATAAGATCTATTATGAGCGCCATGGATAATTTTTCTACGTTGGTGTTGAATGCCCCAGATTTTTCTCGTTTTGCTAACACACCGAAATCCTCGATGTGGTCTCAGCTCATTGCCATCCCGGTTTGTTTCGCCGCAATCTCACTTTTCGGCATTGTCTGTGTCTCCGCAGCTTACACCGTGTACGGAGTCAACTTTTGGAGTCCTCTTGATATTTTGAATCGTTATTTAGACGGTTACTCTTCAGGAGATCGCGCTGGGGTCTGTCTGATTGCGTTCTCATTTTTGTTCGATCAACTGGGCGCCAATCTATCTAACAACGCCATCCCGGCCGGCACTGATATGACGGCTTTACTGCCCAAGTTCATTAATATCAGGCGCGGTGCCTATATTTGTGCCGCCATTTCACTAGCCATCTGTCCATGGAACCTCgttgcctcttcttccaaatttaCCACTGCTCTAGCTGCATATGCGGTTTTCCTTTCTGCCATCGCGGGTGTCATTTTTGCTGACTACTATATTGTGAGAAAGGGCTATGTTAACATCTTCCATTGCTATACTAACAAACCTGGCTCATATTACATGTACAACAAGTACGGTACCAATTGGAGAGCGCTCGTGGCCTATATCGTTGGTATAATTCCAAACTTCCCGGGATTCATCGGATCGGTGGGTCCCACGGTTCCTATTGGCGCAATGAGAGTTTATTACCTGAATTACATTGTCGGGTACTTGACTGCTGCCATAACCTATTTGATCTTGGTGTATTATTTTCCTATGAGTGGCGTTCCTGCGGGGATCAAAATAACCGATAAAGTATGGCTAGAAGAGTGGGTGGAAGTTGAGGattttgttcaagaaagagaacAGTTTGAAAGAACCTCAGGTTCAAATGACAGTGCTAAGTTCGCGTAG
- the PRE7 gene encoding proteasome core particle subunit beta 6 (ancestral locus Anc_7.480) has product MTTIASEYSSEVASTPIQYQFNPYADNGGTILGIAGEDFAVLAGDTRHTTDYSINSRYEPKVFDCGDNIVMSANGFAADGEALMKRFKNSVKWYHFDHNDKKLSLSSAARSIQHLLYGKRFFPYYVHTIIAGLDEEGKGAVYSFDPVGSYEREQCRAGGAAASLIMPFLDNQVNFKNQYEPGSNGKVKRPLSYLSIDEVIKLVRDSFTSATERHIHVGDGLEILIVTKDGVRKEYYDLKRD; this is encoded by the coding sequence ATGACGACGATTGCATCTGAGTACTCGTCTGAGGTTGCTAGCACACCGATTCAGTACCAGTTCAATCCTTATGCCGATAATGGAGGTACCATTTTAGGTATTGCAGGCGAAGACTTTGCAGTACTCGCGGGCGACACTAGACATACTACTGATTATTCTATCAATTCTCGTTACGAGCCCAAAGTATTTGACTGTGGTGACAACATCGTGATGTCGGCCAATGGGTTTGCCGCAGACGGCGAGGCgctgatgaaaagattcaagaatAGTGTTAAATGGTACCATTTCGATCATAATGATAAGAAACTGTCTCTGTCCTCAGCAGCCAGAAGCATTCAGCATCTGCTTTACGGCAAGAGATTTTTCCCATACTATGTTCACACAATCATTGCAGGCCTGGATGAAGAGGGCAAAGGTGCAGTGTACTCTTTTGATCCCGTGGGGTCGTATGAAAGGGAACAGTGCAGAGCCGGCGGCGCAGCTGCGTCTTTGATAATGCCGTTCCTAGATAATCAGGTCAACTTTAAGAATCAATACGAGCCAGGTTCCAATGGCAAGGTAAAAAGACCTCTCAGCTATCTGAGTATCGACGAAGTTATAAAACTGGTGCGGGACTCGTTTACATCTGCAACAGAGAGACACATTCACGTGGGTGACGGTCTAGAGATTTTGATTGTCACCAAGGATGGTGTACGGAAAGAGTATTACGATTTGAAGAGGGATTAA
- the ERD2 gene encoding Erd2p (ancestral locus Anc_7.479) produces the protein MNPFRIAADLSHLASILILLRTIQTTNCIDGVSLKTQVLYVLVFVSRYLDLLTLHWISLYNTLMKVFFISSSIYIVVLLQRAKVSNAVAYKEMILKDSFKIGYLLGGSAVLALLFNERFTFIDVAWSFSVWLESIAILPQLFMLSKSGKAQSLTIHYIFALGLYRALYIPNWIWRWLVENKNFQKLAFVTGVIQTLLYSDFFYIYYKKVIKGGGVSLPH, from the coding sequence ATGAATCCCTTCAGAATAGCGGCAGACTTGTCTCATTTGGCGAGTATTTTGATTCTGCTTCGTACGATCCAAACGACCAATTGCATCGATGGTGTATCGCTGAAAACGCAGGTGCTGTACGTTCTGGTGTTTGTGAGCCGGTATTTGGACTTGCTGACATTGCATTGGATTTCTCTTTACAACACTCTGATGAAGGTGTTCTTCATAAGTTCGTCGATCTACATCGTCgtgcttcttcaacgcgCAAAAGTGAGCAATGCGGTGGCCTACAAAGAGATGATCCTGAAGGACAGTTTCAAGATCGGATACCTGCTGGGAGGCAGTGCTGTGTTGGCACTGCTGTTCAACGAGCGGTTCACCTTCATCGATGTGGCGTGGAGTTTTTCTGTCTGGCTCGAGAGTATTGCGATCTTGCCGCAGCTGTTCATGCTATCCAAGAGCGGCAAGGCTCAGAGTCTGACGATACACTACATCTTTGCATTGGGACTGTATAGGGCGCTTTACATCCCTAATTGGATCTGGAGATGGCTTGTGGAAAATAAGAATTTCCAAAAGTTGGCGTTCGTGACCGGGGTTATACAGACGCTGCTTTACTCGGACTTCTTCTACATTTACTACAAGAAAGTGATAAAAGGTGGGGGTGTCAGCTTACCGCATTAG